In Panicum virgatum strain AP13 chromosome 5K, P.virgatum_v5, whole genome shotgun sequence, the genomic window GGCTCAAATCTGTAGCCACTACCAAAGCCAAGGCCTTCACGTACCCGTTCATCAATCAACAAGCCAGATGGAGTGAACATCAGAACTGTGTAGTTTTGTGGCATAGAGTAGATATCGACACGGGGCTTGATATGAATGAAGAAGCGATTTGTGCCCGTAGACTTACTAACACTGCGGTAAAAGAACACAATGTCACCATTGTTGAGCTTCTTCTCCTTGATAAAGGTAGGCCAACCCTTGGTTAGGACATAGGTGGTGCTACTGCACCATAGACTAAAGCGGAAGTGCCAGATCAATCCTGTGGAGGAATCCTCAAAGGTGAGGACAGGGTCATTCCTATCACTCTTGGTCTTGGAGATTTGGGGGAAGTACTTCTCCGCAAATTTCCTTGGTATCAGTAGATGATTCAGCTTACCAACATCGCTTGGGGTAAGAATCTAGCTAAATAAGAACTCCATCTCAATCACCTCCCTACCCCTCTTGCTGGCTCCACACACACCTAATCCTCCATGAGAATTGCTCAATCCTAATGGGAAAATTGGTGCGGACATAGTTGTCCATGGAGAGACATACAAATGGGATGAGAAGGGGTTTACCATATGGAAAGGATTCTCACACAGTGGGACTTTCTCCTTTTGCTTCCCCATCTCCCTTGAAATCCAAGTTCCCAAGAAAGCCATGGATCTAGAGGAGTAAGAGGTGTGGGAGAGGTAATGGCGAGATTGGGGTTGAGATAGATCTGGCGAGGCTCCGAGGAGCGACCGAATTAAATAGTACATTAACATAGTGCCTACTATGCCTATTTGTTGTACACATTAAATTTTCCTTTTGGCACTATGCGAGAAAGTAGCTTTAGCAAGCTGGTTCTATATTGGAACCAGCGGCTCTCCCATAGGATTGATACTAGACCTTTATGTGATACATTCTTTTTTGCCTGATTTACTATGTCCCTCACAAGCCATGGATAGAGGGTTTCGTGGTCCCAAGTTGTAGCCTTACAACCATTAGCTCCCAAGCTCGAGAGAAAAAGGATGGTGCTAATTGTGTTAGTCTCTTCGCTGCTGTTGTCATTTATTAGAAGGTCACTCCGTTTTTTCTAGTAGTTTATGTGGATACTTGTTGACAACCAAATTTCGCACAAATCCGGTTTGCTGGGCCATTTGGGAAAACTGGttttagtactccctccatgcTAAAAAGAATGTAAATCTCATTTCCCGAGGAGTCAAacaattttaattttgaccaaatttatttaaaaattattaATATTTGTGTCTCCGAATAGATgtagtatagaaatatattatATGGTTAATCTAAAGATACTTATGTTATAACAcaaatattaatattattttgtacaaatttgatcaaacttgaaattGTTTGACTTCTCGGGAAACGAGATTTACATTCTtttttggacggagggagtaacatTGTTAATTGGGATACACCATTGCATAGATCACATCGAtacgatcgaaatgcatatgtaGAAAATGTCTAATTTGGAGTTTGGATGAGGACGTTATGGATCTAGGAAGACCTACATCTAGGTTTTCAAGGATGTTTAGACAACCCAATTcaagttaggagttgtattttcaCCCAGGATTTGTAACAATTTTGACTCATATTGGTTCAAGACCTTCCCACACTATATATGAAAGGCCACAGCCGATTGAGACCCATCCTGGAACCAAACATTACATATTTACCTTTTTATTCCTAAACCCTAAATCTCTCTTCCAACCTCCCTTGTTATTCATCTACTGATCTCCACAACCATAGCCAAGTCCCGACAATAGATGGTGTCCTAGAATTGTTGGTTGACCTAGTGTTGcattggcgtttcttatgcccagtagaatagatattctgcaagcgcacagaatcaccgctatagcacttcaccttggagtattctagggtatcgtaaaTTTTCTCAGGGAAGCCTGATAAGAGTATGGAAGAATCGattgacaaactttactaattatatcaaccgactaacttagtgagggtaagcctgataagatagataagataatggccaaatgatgaccgtctgacacaggagactctaattcttagagaggtaagcagctgggaggacaacgagcgagaaggatgcctaaaacacttctaaactaccgagctagcctctctagactaaacattgcttctaactagttattggggacctagagcttacttcggcgacCACAAGGAAGGACttagactggggtgagaagggagtccaacggcagtcggcaactactgctgtcaccacctgccgcctaccacagcgttaccgtggggtggaacacactttctagataacactaagctcagacaccacatccatactcggtgttaggatttttCTTGATGTGTTCAAGataaatccccctcaacctaggaaATTGACTTGAGCcccctagtccgggcgagaaaacccataaggtaagatcccgataaacaagatatACAACAAATCCTAAGCTAGAGGTATTACTTCCGCACTCAAGCAAGATAACTCGGGACGATAAATaaatgcagaaagtaaagctgactcgaaaagataagGAAGATAACTTATactgataaatgtcaaaggaaaaggaTATAAGAGCTTACACCCGACTTCCGACGATGACTCcagaatcccgagacaagctcgactcgactctaactcctaggctacctaacctactctagtaGAAAGTAAAAGTGAGAAGAGAGAACTTCTTTGGTGTGTATTGAGAGTGAGGGTGTtgctctctatttatagtgctccaaGGTCGGCATGAGGCCAGCGCGTGTGGTGTAAGCAAGTAGGGAAGTTGATGTAACTTCCACACGAAGTTGAGCTTCAGACGCTGAAAAGTGGGGTTGGTTGGcctccctaggccggccggccatgggatCCCACCACTTGTCCACTGACTTTTTGTGGCCAGCCTGGGTTTGGCTCATCTCGGCCCTCCATTTCACTGACGCATCAATCAATGGTTCcacattcttgctcaagtcaGTTTGGGTCTTGAAACTGAGTTTGGACACTGAATGTGGACCCAACCTTCCATTActcaagcctttcggtctttatttatgaattttggacaaaaccAAATTGGATTGGCTTGGATTTGTGCTCAGGATCACTTTAGCAAAGTTTTGTGACGAAATTCCACAAGTGAtatgccggccggcctggccggcctgggatttttttccgttttggctcaattttCTATCACGTGTTCCTGCAACCACAACTCACCCAAAACTTGTTGCATTAGTTAGAAATAAGCATAATATGTATGGAGCATGGTgtaaagctcaatttattccgAGAAGTTGATAGTTAAAATGTGAAATAACGGTCACCTAGTTCACATTGGCAACATTCATGCCCTAATGCGGTCCCACCAAGGCAAGATTATTGATggcctttgctagtttgctcaGAAACTAGTTGTACTTCATCACATAAGTGCCTTGGTTGCCCTTTGCTAGTTATCGTAAACCTAGCCATCCTCTATCATGCAAGCGTGGCCATTATCCACCTCGGGCGATCGATTCTGTTGAAGCCTGAGGAAACTGACATAACTGGTTCTTTAAACTGGCTGACTGGGTCTTGAAACCTATCCAAATTGGTTTTGCCAATTTACAACTACACAATCCTTTTGTGGCCCGAGCATCGATGTGTTCGCCGGATTTCGTGTCAACATGATTTTCGGTGAGTTAACAATTGTGAAGTACCAATTTTGACGGTCAAAATCTgcataaaaagataaaagataaaATACCAACACTTATGTAGGTGTGTTTATTTATGTATGAAATGAAGAGAAACACAAGCAAGATTCAAGAAAAAATACCTCCGGCCAATCAGGAGCAAGACAATGATCCAGTGCCCCACAAATAGGAGTAAACCGTCTTAAGTCTGCATGGATCACCTGTAAGTGTCATAAGGTCCCACAAGGTAGTCACCTAGACAAAGGCGGTGTAGACAGGTTGTGCTAGTGGTTGGCCGAACCACAAGTTAGGACAAATTGCCCCTGGCCCCTCCCATCTCCAACTTCCACATTTTGACTGCTGGTTGTTCACGCTCAATAATGACCGTTTTCAAACGTCAAAttgatcaaaaaatcatgagagtttgcatttcttatacGCATCTATCTCCAAATAAAGGCCAAAACCCAATATACTCTTAGAAAATATGCAAGACTTGTTTTTTGAGCTaaaatgcaggttgcaagcacctTTTGATCCAAGGTAAATATCATCAACCATTCAAAGCATGACACATGtcatcacatggatcaaagggcccaccaGAGATGGAAACCGACATATCCAGAAGAAAAGCCATGTGCCAAGGAATGAGGAGGCACGTGGCAGCCACTCAGCCAAAGCTGAGGTCAGTTGGGGATGACAGGctgtcggccgaccagcccggTCGGTCGACCGACCCAGGGGCCCCACTACCTCAAACTTACAATGTGGTAGTCTGCCATTGGCTCCTTAAGTTGGTTCTTTGGAGGCCTTGCTGCTGAAACCTACCGTGCTGCCCGTGGCTcctgcctatatatatgagggggaGGCAAGAATCATGACACATACCAAGTTGAAGCTCAAGCTCATTCTCTTGATTAGTTCTATaggttagtggagtttaggctgAAAGTAGTAGCCATCGGGTCCCCGaagttgctcaagagttctggTATGAGTTTGTCTCTAGTTCTCCTTTGTAATTCTCGATCATTTGTAATAGACTTATCTTATAGTTACTTGTATCCGCATGATTTATATCCTGAGGTGTCAGACATATACTTCATGATTTGTGTGTGTTGACACTGtttttttggcacgtgtcaatcTGGTGGGCAAGTAGGCGATGGAGAATGGGCCGGCGCTGgactgaggaggaagaaggagcatATTGGTCCTTTGGGCCAAAGGAAGCGTCACAACCGATGGGGCTATGGAAGGAGCTGGCGAGGCTGAGTCGGCAAGTTATGTCTTAGGCTTTGTTTTGTTTAATTAGGCAAGTTTGTTTCTTGTTTTGCACGGTGTAATCTCGCCATATCGGCAAAGGAGATTAGGGTTAGGCTATAAATAGTTGACCTCCGTCATTTATAAACtttgatcaaccacatccaaacAAAGCCTTTACATTCAAAGCAATCTACTTTTCTGCACGGTGGCTTCGCCTTAGATGCAGTAATTTTTCTCTTCACGAGTTCTTCTCAGCAGGTATGTTCCATCCCTTGTTGAAAAGTTCTGAGTTGAGTTGCGTAGA contains:
- the LOC120709845 gene encoding B3 domain-containing transcription factor NGA1-like, with the translated sequence MGKQKEKVPLCENPFHMVNPFSSHLKFAEKYFPQISKTKSDRNDPVLTFEDSSTGLIWHFRFSLWCSSTTYVLTKGWPTFIKEKKLNNGDIVFFYRSVSKSTGTNRFFIHIKPRVDIYSMPQNYTVLMFTPSGLLIDERVREGLGFGSGYRFEPTWKPLSFGSGGLKSSMTLMPQPNMSPMSFGNSMGKSRKRLRLFGVNIDIPPSANGDDFRNEWSNGVA